The following coding sequences are from one Streptomyces dengpaensis window:
- a CDS encoding sensor histidine kinase, whose protein sequence is MGRGKLRIYLGAAPGVGKTYAMLSEAHRRVERGTDCVVAFVEHHSRARTEVMLHGLEQVARKELEYRGSVFTEMDVDAVLGRAPAVAVVDELAHTNIPGSRNDKRWQDVEELLAAGIDVISTVNIQHLESLGDVVESITGVRQRETVPDEVVRRADQIELVDMSPQALRRRMAHGNIYKSDKVDAALSNYFRPGNLTALRELALLWVADRVDEYLTEYRSEHRVSKIWGSRERIVVGLTGGPEGRTLIRRAARLAEKGAGGEVMAVYISRSDGLTSASPKELAVQRTLVEDLGGTFHHVIGEDVPAALLEFARGVNATQIVLGVSRRKGWQYVLGPGVGATVARESGPDLDVHLITHDKAGKGRGLATIPRSQLGRARLIWGWLVGVVCPVALWVLLGMVDLGLANGMLLFLSVTVAAALLGGLYPALASALLGSLPLNYYYTEPLHRLTISDPRNIVALVIFVGVAVSVASVVDLAARRTHQAARLRSESEILSFLAGSVLRGETSLEALLERVRETFGMESVALLERESDVDPWTCAGSVGPAPSVRPEDADVDMPVGDHMALALSGRVLPASDRRVLAAFAAQAAVVLDRQRLQHEADQAKELAEGNRIRTALLAAVSHDLRTPLAGIKAAVTSLRSDDVAWSEEDQAELLEGIEEGADRLDHLVGNLLDMSRLQTGTVSPLIREIDLDEVVPMALGGVPEDSVELDIPETLPMVAVDAGLLERSVGNLVENAVKYSPVDEPVLVSASALADRVEVRVVDRGPGVPDEAKERIFAPFQRHGDSPRGAGVGLGLAVARGFAEAMGGTLNAEDTPGGGLTMVLTVRAVDHRPDQATAPDLATASAERQAS, encoded by the coding sequence ATGGGACGCGGCAAACTCCGGATCTACCTGGGCGCGGCTCCGGGCGTCGGCAAGACGTACGCGATGCTCTCCGAGGCGCATCGTCGTGTCGAGCGGGGCACGGACTGTGTGGTGGCGTTCGTGGAGCACCACAGCCGGGCGCGCACCGAGGTGATGCTGCACGGCCTGGAGCAGGTGGCGCGCAAGGAGCTGGAGTACCGGGGCTCGGTGTTCACCGAGATGGATGTGGACGCCGTGCTCGGGCGTGCCCCGGCCGTCGCCGTGGTGGACGAGCTCGCGCACACCAACATCCCGGGCTCCCGCAACGACAAGCGCTGGCAGGATGTCGAGGAGCTGCTCGCTGCCGGGATCGATGTGATCTCCACGGTCAACATCCAGCACCTGGAGTCGCTGGGTGATGTCGTGGAGTCGATAACGGGTGTGCGGCAGCGGGAGACGGTGCCGGACGAGGTGGTGCGCCGGGCGGACCAGATCGAGCTGGTCGACATGTCGCCGCAGGCGCTGCGACGGCGGATGGCGCACGGCAACATCTACAAGTCCGACAAGGTCGATGCGGCCTTGTCCAATTACTTCCGGCCCGGGAATCTGACCGCGCTGCGGGAGCTGGCGCTGCTCTGGGTCGCCGACCGGGTCGATGAGTACCTCACCGAGTACCGCAGTGAGCACCGGGTCTCGAAGATCTGGGGTTCCAGGGAGCGGATCGTCGTCGGGCTGACGGGCGGTCCCGAGGGCCGTACGCTCATCCGCCGCGCCGCCCGCCTCGCGGAGAAGGGCGCGGGCGGCGAGGTCATGGCGGTCTACATCTCCCGCAGTGACGGGCTGACCTCCGCCTCGCCCAAGGAACTCGCCGTCCAGCGCACCCTTGTCGAGGATCTGGGCGGAACCTTCCATCACGTCATAGGAGAGGACGTCCCCGCGGCACTGCTGGAGTTCGCGCGCGGGGTCAACGCCACCCAGATCGTGCTCGGGGTGTCCCGGCGCAAGGGCTGGCAGTACGTCCTCGGGCCGGGCGTCGGCGCGACGGTGGCCCGGGAGTCGGGGCCAGACCTCGACGTCCACCTGATCACCCACGACAAGGCGGGCAAGGGGCGGGGCCTGGCCACCATCCCGCGCAGCCAACTCGGCCGCGCCCGGCTCATCTGGGGCTGGCTGGTCGGCGTGGTCTGCCCGGTCGCACTCTGGGTGCTGCTGGGCATGGTCGACCTCGGGCTCGCCAACGGCATGCTGCTGTTCCTGTCGGTGACGGTGGCGGCGGCGCTGCTCGGCGGCCTCTATCCGGCCCTCGCCTCGGCGCTCTTGGGTTCGCTGCCGCTGAACTACTACTACACAGAGCCCCTCCACCGGCTCACGATCTCCGACCCGAGGAACATCGTCGCGCTGGTGATCTTCGTCGGTGTCGCCGTGTCCGTGGCGTCGGTGGTGGACCTGGCGGCCCGCCGCACCCATCAGGCGGCGCGGCTGCGCTCGGAGTCGGAGATCCTCTCCTTTCTGGCGGGCAGCGTGCTGCGCGGCGAGACCAGCCTCGAAGCCCTGCTGGAGCGGGTGCGGGAGACCTTCGGGATGGAGTCGGTCGCGCTGCTGGAACGCGAGAGCGACGTCGATCCGTGGACGTGCGCGGGCAGTGTGGGCCCGGCACCCTCAGTCCGTCCCGAGGACGCCGATGTCGACATGCCGGTGGGCGACCACATGGCCCTCGCGCTCTCGGGCCGCGTGCTGCCCGCCTCGGACCGCCGGGTGCTCGCCGCCTTCGCCGCCCAGGCGGCGGTGGTCCTGGACCGCCAGCGGCTCCAGCACGAGGCCGACCAGGCCAAGGAGCTGGCCGAGGGCAACCGCATCCGTACGGCGCTGCTCGCCGCTGTCAGCCACGACCTGCGCACCCCGCTGGCCGGCATCAAGGCCGCCGTGACCTCATTGCGGTCCGACGACGTCGCCTGGTCCGAGGAGGACCAGGCGGAACTTCTCGAAGGCATCGAGGAGGGCGCCGACCGCCTCGACCACCTGGTCGGCAACCTGCTGGACATGTCCCGCCTCCAGACCGGCACGGTCTCCCCGCTGATCCGCGAGATCGACCTCGACGAGGTGGTCCCGATGGCACTCGGCGGCGTCCCCGAGGACAGCGTCGAGCTGGACATCCCCGAGACCCTGCCGATGGTCGCCGTCGACGCGGGGCTGCTGGAGCGCTCGGTCGGCAACCTCGTCGAGAACGCCGTCAAGTACAGCCCGGTCGACGAACCGGTCCTGGTCTCCGCGAGCGCCCTCGCCGACCGCGTGGAGGTGCGCGTGGTGGACCGCGGCCCCGGCGTCCCCGACGAGGCCAAGGAACGCATCTTCGCCCCCTTCCAGCGCCACGGCGACTCCCCGCGCGGCGCGGGCGTAGGCCTCGGCCTCGCGGTCGCCCGCGGCTTCGCCGAGGCGATGGGCGGCACCCTCAACGCCGAGGACACCCCCGGCGGCGGACTCACCATGGTCCTCACGGTCCGGGCGGTGGACCACCGGCCCGACCAGGCCACGGCACCAGACCTGGCCACGGCAAGCGCAGAAAGGCAGGCTTCATGA
- a CDS encoding DUF3710 domain-containing protein: protein MFGRRKKGSAAEDAASAAEQVVDDVDTEADEAAERVRLEPEPRPDGPWDSSEVRDPAEGRVDLGGLFVPGVDGMELRVEVAGDAIVAATVVLKDSAVQLQAFAAPKREGIWGEVREEIASGITQQGGVIDEVEGPLGWELRAQVPVQLPDGTGGYQVVRFVGVDGPRWFLRGVISGQGAVQPQAAGLLEQIFRDTVVVRGEGPMAPRDPIVLKLPNDAQMVPEGVQQEEQSGSRFSGGMGQLQRGPEITEVR from the coding sequence GTGTTCGGACGTCGCAAGAAGGGCAGTGCCGCCGAGGACGCGGCGAGCGCGGCCGAGCAGGTCGTCGACGACGTCGACACCGAGGCGGACGAGGCGGCGGAGCGCGTGAGGCTCGAACCCGAGCCGCGCCCCGACGGGCCCTGGGACAGCTCGGAGGTCCGCGACCCGGCCGAGGGCCGGGTGGACCTGGGCGGTCTCTTTGTGCCCGGAGTAGACGGCATGGAGCTGCGGGTCGAGGTCGCGGGCGACGCGATTGTCGCGGCGACCGTGGTTCTCAAGGACAGCGCCGTCCAGTTGCAGGCCTTCGCCGCACCCAAGCGCGAGGGCATCTGGGGCGAGGTGCGCGAGGAGATCGCCTCCGGGATCACCCAGCAGGGCGGTGTCATCGACGAGGTCGAGGGCCCGCTGGGCTGGGAGCTGCGGGCGCAGGTGCCGGTACAGCTGCCGGACGGCACGGGCGGTTACCAGGTCGTGCGGTTCGTCGGTGTGGACGGCCCGCGGTGGTTCCTGCGCGGAGTGATCTCCGGGCAGGGCGCGGTGCAGCCGCAGGCCGCGGGCCTGCTGGAGCAGATCTTCCGGGACACGGTGGTCGTGCGCGGCGAGGGTCCGATGGCCCCCCGCGACCCGATCGTCCTGAAGCTGCCGAACGACGCGCAGATGGTCCCCGAGGGTGTCCAGCAGGAGGAGCAGAGCGGATCCCGCTTCTCCGGCGGCATGGGGCAGCTGCAGCGCGGACCGGAGATCACCGAGGTTCGCTGA
- the dut gene encoding dUTP diphosphatase: MTRNPVDVLIRRVDPDVPLPAYAHPGDAGADLRTTESRELKPGERAVLPTGVSIALPEGYAAFVHPRSGLAARCGVALVNAPGTVDAGYRGEIKVIVVNLDPRECVRFERFDRIAQLVVQQVEKVRFQEVAELPDSARAAGGFGSTGGHAAVGSTTGGNRYASVVSDREGQ, from the coding sequence GTGACCCGTAATCCCGTAGACGTGCTGATCCGGCGCGTCGACCCGGACGTCCCGCTTCCCGCGTACGCGCACCCCGGTGACGCGGGAGCCGATCTGCGCACCACCGAGAGCCGCGAACTGAAGCCGGGCGAACGTGCGGTTCTGCCCACGGGAGTTTCCATCGCGCTGCCCGAGGGGTACGCGGCCTTCGTGCACCCACGTTCAGGGCTCGCCGCCCGCTGCGGTGTCGCCCTCGTGAATGCCCCGGGGACGGTGGATGCCGGGTACCGTGGGGAGATCAAGGTGATCGTGGTGAATCTCGATCCGCGCGAGTGTGTGCGGTTCGAGCGCTTCGACCGGATTGCCCAACTGGTCGTTCAGCAGGTCGAGAAGGTCCGCTTCCAGGAGGTCGCGGAGCTTCCCGACTCGGCGCGGGCCGCAGGGGGCTTCGGGTCCACCGGTGGTCATGCCGCCGTGGGCAGTACAACGGGTGGGAATCGATACGCTTCGGTCGTATCCGACCGGGAAGGACAGTGA
- a CDS encoding PaaI family thioesterase, with product MSGNSAALQPPADAVAPVRHPDAPAPGELLGAHYEQCFGCGGEQSHGLHLEARAGEGVRITAEFTVRPAHQGAPGLAHGGVLATALDETLGSLNWLLRTIAVTGRLETDFRLPVPVGTVLYLEAEVTAVAGRKIYSTATGRIGGPDGPVAVHADAVFIEVKVDHFIDNGRPEEIRAAMNDPDQIRRARAFEVNP from the coding sequence GTGAGTGGTAATTCCGCAGCTCTGCAGCCTCCCGCCGACGCCGTCGCGCCGGTGCGGCACCCCGACGCGCCCGCCCCCGGCGAACTCCTCGGCGCGCACTACGAACAGTGTTTCGGGTGCGGCGGCGAGCAGTCCCACGGACTGCACCTGGAGGCCCGCGCGGGGGAGGGGGTCCGGATCACGGCGGAGTTCACCGTACGGCCCGCCCATCAGGGCGCCCCGGGTCTCGCGCACGGCGGCGTCCTCGCCACCGCGCTCGACGAGACGCTCGGCTCGCTGAACTGGCTGCTGCGCACGATCGCCGTGACCGGACGGCTGGAGACCGACTTCCGGCTCCCGGTGCCGGTCGGCACGGTGCTCTATCTGGAGGCCGAGGTCACCGCGGTGGCCGGCCGGAAGATCTACTCCACCGCCACCGGGCGGATCGGCGGCCCCGACGGTCCCGTCGCCGTCCATGCCGACGCCGTCTTCATCGAGGTGAAGGTCGACCACTTCATCGACAACGGCCGCCCTGAGGAGATCCGGGCCGCCATGAACGACCCGGACCAGATCCGGCGCGCCCGCGCTTTCGAGGTGAACCCGTGA